Proteins from a single region of Weeksella virosa DSM 16922:
- a CDS encoding lysophospholipid acyltransferase family protein: MGIVSTDDIYKALGLQKLGVLGKPIAWSLIYITRLNVLNNIYNRGKDLPTDQFLDFLLDDINVDYEIHEEDLNRIPKTGPFIILANHPLGALDGIIMMHAIGKVRPDFKVMGNFLLHQIKPLETMVIPVNPFETRKEVYNSLHGLRVALSHLEGGGGLGIFPAGEVSFKNEEGEIVDRVWQDSAIRLVQKAKVPVVPMFFRARNSKLFYRMSQLHPDVQTAMLPSEMIRKRTKPIQIRIGKPILPKTQEEYKNVEQFRLFLRRKVYILSSYYGKKNSLRENLSIDSIKKLPSTIPSLPLKIIPQFIPQLSRASKPKVVISETQKELLLSDIGILNEDPMNLLFTSNQYECYFALAQNIPNILRELGRLREITFRAIGEGTNHEIDLDWYDNHYHHLFLWDKENERIVGAYRMALGADVYEKYGVKGFYISELFNFEPEIHPFFKKCIEMGRAFVVEDYQQKPMPLFLLWRGIVHVTLRNPHQKYIIGGVSISNQFSDFSKSLMIEFMRSHYFDPIVAQYVHAKNEYKVKLKEEERSLIFEDNADLNKFDKLIDELEPNMLRLPVLIKKYIKQNAKVIAFNVDPKFNDAIDGLMYIRISDLPESTVKPVLEDIQAELERKLKEEKSKE; the protein is encoded by the coding sequence ATGGGAATAGTATCGACAGATGACATATACAAAGCGCTAGGCTTACAAAAACTAGGAGTCTTAGGCAAACCAATTGCATGGTCGTTGATTTATATTACTAGACTCAATGTGCTCAACAATATCTATAACAGAGGAAAAGATTTACCTACTGATCAATTTTTAGATTTTTTGTTAGACGATATCAATGTAGATTACGAAATCCATGAAGAAGACCTCAATAGAATACCTAAAACTGGCCCTTTTATTATATTGGCCAATCATCCCTTGGGAGCTTTAGATGGGATAATTATGATGCATGCCATAGGAAAAGTTCGACCCGATTTCAAAGTAATGGGTAACTTTCTTTTGCATCAAATAAAGCCTCTAGAAACAATGGTAATTCCAGTAAATCCTTTCGAAACGAGAAAAGAAGTGTATAACAGTTTACACGGCTTGCGAGTAGCACTTAGCCATTTAGAAGGAGGTGGAGGATTGGGGATTTTCCCGGCAGGCGAGGTTTCTTTCAAGAATGAAGAGGGAGAAATTGTCGATCGAGTTTGGCAAGATTCTGCAATTCGTTTGGTGCAAAAAGCCAAAGTTCCGGTAGTGCCAATGTTTTTCAGGGCAAGAAATAGCAAACTTTTCTACCGGATGTCTCAGTTGCACCCCGATGTGCAAACGGCAATGTTGCCTTCTGAAATGATTCGTAAAAGAACAAAACCAATCCAAATAAGAATCGGGAAACCCATTCTACCAAAAACTCAGGAAGAATATAAGAATGTCGAACAATTTAGACTTTTCTTGCGTAGGAAAGTCTATATCCTATCGTCGTATTACGGAAAGAAAAACTCACTGAGAGAGAACTTATCCATCGATTCGATTAAGAAATTGCCGTCGACAATTCCATCATTGCCGCTGAAGATAATACCGCAGTTTATCCCACAATTATCACGAGCATCCAAGCCAAAAGTAGTAATTAGTGAAACACAAAAAGAATTGTTGCTCAGCGATATAGGTATTCTCAATGAAGATCCGATGAATTTATTGTTTACCAGCAATCAGTACGAATGTTATTTTGCTTTGGCCCAAAATATCCCAAATATTTTGCGAGAATTAGGGAGATTGCGAGAAATAACCTTTCGGGCAATTGGTGAAGGAACCAACCATGAAATAGATTTGGATTGGTATGACAATCATTACCATCATCTATTTTTGTGGGACAAAGAAAATGAACGAATTGTTGGAGCGTATAGAATGGCTTTGGGTGCCGATGTGTATGAAAAATATGGAGTTAAAGGCTTCTATATTAGCGAACTGTTTAACTTCGAGCCCGAGATACATCCTTTTTTCAAGAAATGTATAGAAATGGGGCGTGCTTTTGTAGTAGAAGATTATCAACAAAAACCAATGCCGCTCTTTTTGCTTTGGAGAGGAATTGTCCATGTTACTTTGCGCAATCCTCATCAAAAATATATTATTGGTGGTGTGAGTATTAGCAATCAGTTCTCGGATTTTTCTAAATCGTTGATGATCGAGTTTATGCGTTCGCATTATTTTGATCCAATAGTTGCGCAATATGTACATGCCAAGAACGAATATAAAGTAAAACTAAAAGAAGAGGAGAGAAGTTTGATTTTCGAAGACAACGCCGATCTCAATAAATTTGATAAGTTGATCGATGAGTTAGAGCCGAATATGTTGCGTTTACCTGTTCTGATAAAAAAATATATAAAACAAAATGCAAAAGTAATAGCCTTTAATGTTGACCCTAAATTCAATGATGCGATAGATGGTCTGATGTATATTCGGATTTCCGACTTGCCAGAATCTACCGTAAAACCTGTCTTAGAGGATATTCAGGCAGAATTAGAACGAAAGTTGAAGGAAGAGAAAAGTAAAGAATAA
- a CDS encoding siderophore-interacting protein, giving the protein MAGKSKITKQKFILQHKEFIGPNFIRLYLGRENIEEYLSMTCGSSCKLYFPPLEMCDKHFAKYNEKSGKWISASEKFKPKSRTYTLRKILPKNNQLVIDVANHGTQGPGTRWANLAKVGDAIGVTMKNCSKKIAQKADWYCLAADLTGLPVVSVIAENLPSTAKGVMLIEVPSKEDIHAIDTPLDIHWVVNPLVGANSDLYKKLKKIEFPTKKKINRFAYVASESTSTKKIRTFFKENLAWKRHEYFCTSHWKLGKEERNAIEKCYKKTESIELISL; this is encoded by the coding sequence ATGGCAGGAAAATCGAAAATCACCAAACAAAAATTTATCTTACAACACAAAGAATTCATCGGACCAAATTTCATTCGTCTATATTTAGGCCGAGAAAACATAGAAGAATATCTCTCTATGACTTGCGGCAGTAGTTGTAAACTATACTTTCCACCACTAGAAATGTGCGATAAACATTTTGCGAAATACAATGAAAAATCTGGCAAATGGATTTCTGCTAGCGAGAAGTTCAAACCAAAATCAAGAACGTATACCCTACGAAAAATCTTACCCAAAAACAATCAATTAGTGATCGATGTTGCCAATCACGGTACACAAGGACCAGGAACCCGATGGGCAAATCTGGCAAAAGTAGGCGATGCAATTGGCGTTACCATGAAAAATTGCTCTAAAAAAATTGCTCAAAAAGCAGATTGGTACTGTTTAGCAGCAGATCTTACAGGTTTACCTGTTGTTTCAGTTATTGCCGAAAACTTACCCTCTACGGCTAAGGGAGTTATGCTGATCGAGGTTCCGTCCAAAGAAGATATTCATGCGATTGACACTCCTCTAGACATTCATTGGGTTGTGAACCCTTTGGTAGGCGCAAATTCTGATTTATACAAAAAACTTAAAAAAATAGAATTTCCTACCAAGAAAAAGATTAATCGTTTTGCTTATGTAGCCTCAGAGTCTACAAGCACAAAAAAAATCAGAACGTTTTTTAAAGAAAATCTAGCCTGGAAAAGACACGAATATTTCTGTACATCGCATTGGAAATTAGGAAAAGAAGAACGCAATGCAATAGAAAAATGTTATAAAAAAACAGAATCTATAGAATTGATTTCTTTGTAA
- a CDS encoding NAD(P)H-dependent glycerol-3-phosphate dehydrogenase: MKELEAYRIGLIGNGSWATAIAKILSKNLSNIRWWVKDDFVKGHLIRSKHNPTYLTDVEFNPDQFIISTDINEVVFESDIIFLVVPSIYVEKCLERLNVPLKDKILVSSIKGIVPNHYLAVNEFLHQKHQVPTENMGVISGPCHAEEVALERLSYLTVAHQDPKMAEMIANCLRCDFIQAKITDDVIGTEYGAILKNIYAIAAGIAHGVGYGDNFQAVLMSNAIREMERLLYTIDWRDRDINDSAYLGDLLVTGYSFFSRNRMFGNMIGKGYTVKSAILEMNMVAEGYYATRGVYEMKDKFEVKCPIISAVYKILYQGKNPKKVMDKLTKKLD; this comes from the coding sequence ATGAAAGAATTAGAAGCCTATCGGATTGGTTTAATCGGAAATGGTAGTTGGGCAACTGCAATTGCGAAGATACTTAGTAAAAATCTGAGCAATATTCGCTGGTGGGTAAAAGATGATTTTGTAAAAGGACATCTGATTCGCTCGAAACACAACCCTACTTATTTGACTGATGTTGAGTTTAATCCAGATCAATTTATTATTTCTACCGACATTAATGAGGTTGTTTTCGAAAGTGATATTATCTTTCTTGTCGTACCATCTATTTACGTAGAAAAATGTTTAGAACGTCTGAATGTTCCATTGAAAGATAAAATCCTCGTGAGCTCGATAAAAGGGATTGTACCGAATCATTATTTAGCTGTGAACGAATTTTTACATCAAAAACATCAAGTACCAACAGAAAATATGGGTGTTATCAGTGGACCTTGCCATGCAGAGGAAGTTGCACTCGAACGTTTATCTTATCTTACCGTTGCGCATCAAGATCCCAAAATGGCCGAAATGATTGCAAATTGTTTACGGTGTGATTTTATCCAAGCCAAAATAACCGATGATGTTATCGGGACCGAATATGGAGCAATCCTAAAAAACATCTATGCTATTGCAGCCGGCATTGCGCATGGAGTAGGCTATGGTGATAATTTCCAGGCCGTACTGATGAGTAACGCAATTCGGGAGATGGAGCGTCTTTTGTATACAATTGATTGGCGCGATAGAGACATCAACGACTCAGCCTATTTAGGAGATCTTTTGGTAACAGGTTACTCTTTTTTCTCACGTAATCGGATGTTTGGGAATATGATTGGGAAAGGCTATACCGTGAAATCTGCTATCTTAGAAATGAATATGGTGGCCGAGGGATATTATGCGACAAGAGGTGTGTATGAAATGAAAGATAAATTCGAAGTAAAATGTCCGATAATTTCTGCCGTATATAAAATTTTATACCAAGGAAAAAACCCTAAAAAAGTAATGGACAAATTAACCAAAAAGTTAGACTAA
- a CDS encoding lipopolysaccharide biosynthesis protein, with amino-acid sequence MYKKLLSETIIYGMGAILPRLIIFILTPFIIKEVNSVEYSQYGQLYAAVSYLNVILTFGFETAFFRYASQDGLYKKTLNTSFWFMFFTSSTFILLVYLFLQPLADFADYANHPEYLKWFGWIIFFDTLCVIPFAYLRFNNMPVKYSLTRIIVSSFQAVLTFAMLYWITDSWLVEIGLSEKISYTFVANLLASILGFVLLFPIVMKIQFKFDRVLFKKMLHYGYPIMIAGLAFVTNENLDKLIQRNIISEADAGAYNGVYKLAMILTLFVTAYRMGVEPFFFKVSEKADSRKTYADVLLYFSIVCNVVIIGVVANLDWIKLILIRNPSYWIAMDIVPIILIANLFYGLYFNLSTWYKVTDKTYVGTIISLIGCGITVIMNFTLLRKYGFMVSAWATLLAYGSMMLISYFWGQKEYKIPYKTKKIVFYTTSAIIITCVTYYLLDNNFFIGNSLLIMYIAMTYFIEKRSLKLENKIR; translated from the coding sequence TTGTACAAAAAACTCTTAAGTGAAACAATAATTTATGGAATGGGTGCGATTTTACCGCGACTCATTATTTTTATTCTCACTCCTTTCATCATAAAAGAGGTGAATAGTGTAGAGTATTCTCAGTACGGACAGCTCTATGCCGCAGTTTCTTACCTGAATGTGATTTTGACTTTTGGTTTCGAAACTGCTTTTTTTCGTTACGCTTCACAAGATGGCTTGTACAAGAAAACCCTTAATACATCGTTTTGGTTTATGTTCTTTACCTCGAGTACATTTATCCTGCTCGTGTATCTGTTTTTGCAACCTTTAGCTGATTTTGCAGATTATGCCAATCATCCAGAATATCTGAAATGGTTTGGTTGGATTATTTTTTTCGACACCCTATGTGTGATTCCGTTCGCATATTTGCGTTTTAATAATATGCCAGTAAAATATTCTCTTACCCGAATTATTGTTAGTAGTTTTCAGGCAGTTCTCACATTTGCGATGCTTTATTGGATTACCGATAGTTGGTTGGTGGAAATTGGTCTATCAGAGAAAATTTCCTACACATTTGTTGCCAATCTCTTGGCAAGTATATTGGGGTTTGTTCTATTGTTTCCGATAGTAATGAAAATACAATTCAAATTCGATAGGGTATTATTCAAGAAAATGCTTCATTATGGCTACCCAATCATGATTGCTGGCTTAGCTTTCGTTACCAATGAAAATCTCGATAAACTAATCCAAAGAAATATAATTTCCGAAGCCGATGCAGGCGCTTATAATGGGGTCTATAAACTGGCCATGATTCTCACCCTTTTTGTTACCGCATACCGAATGGGTGTCGAGCCTTTTTTCTTCAAAGTCTCGGAGAAAGCAGATAGCCGAAAAACATATGCCGATGTGTTGTTGTACTTCAGTATAGTTTGTAATGTGGTGATTATCGGTGTTGTAGCTAATCTAGATTGGATAAAGCTAATCCTGATCAGAAACCCATCTTATTGGATAGCAATGGATATCGTGCCAATAATTCTCATCGCTAACTTGTTTTACGGTTTATATTTCAACCTGTCTACTTGGTACAAAGTGACGGACAAAACCTACGTCGGGACAATTATTTCTTTGATAGGATGCGGTATTACAGTAATAATGAATTTCACCTTACTAAGAAAATATGGCTTCATGGTTTCTGCTTGGGCAACACTTTTGGCCTATGGAAGTATGATGCTGATTTCGTATTTTTGGGGACAAAAAGAATATAAAATTCCCTATAAAACCAAGAAAATTGTTTTTTATACCACATCTGCAATTATTATTACCTGTGTAACATATTATCTTCTAGATAATAACTTTTTCATTGGAAATAGTTTGCTTATCATGTATATTGCGATGACTTATTTTATAGAAAAAAGGAGTCTTAAATTAGAAAATAAAATAAGATGA
- the dut gene encoding dUTP diphosphatase, with translation MKVKIINLSNHPLPAYKTALSAGMDLTANLTEAVELEPLERKLIPTGISIELPAGYEAQVRPRSGLALKDGLSVLNTPGTIDADYRGEIGVIMINLSRKKITIQNGERIAQLVIAKHETVEWEEVQDLSDTSRGAKGFGSTGK, from the coding sequence ATGAAAGTAAAAATCATCAACCTATCCAATCATCCTTTGCCTGCCTATAAAACAGCCTTGTCAGCAGGTATGGATCTTACTGCTAATCTTACAGAAGCTGTAGAGCTAGAGCCTCTAGAAAGAAAACTAATACCGACGGGCATTTCTATAGAATTGCCTGCTGGCTACGAAGCACAGGTTCGCCCAAGAAGTGGACTTGCCCTGAAAGATGGTTTGTCTGTCCTCAACACTCCTGGGACAATAGATGCCGATTATCGTGGTGAAATTGGGGTGATTATGATTAATCTCTCTAGAAAAAAAATAACCATCCAAAACGGAGAAAGAATTGCTCAGTTGGTGATTGCAAAACATGAGACAGTCGAATGGGAGGAAGTCCAAGATTTGTCTGATACTTCGCGTGGTGCCAAAGGATTTGGTAGCACAGGCAAATAA
- a CDS encoding sugar phosphate nucleotidyltransferase, whose protein sequence is MKIIIPMAGRGSRLRPHTLTTPKPLIPIAGKPIVHRLAEDIHRLSSEAIDEIAFVIGDFGEEVEKNLLQIAQSLGAKGSIYRQEEPLGTAHAIWMAKEAMDGPVVVAFADTLFQANFELDTTNDGVVWVKQVENPSAFGVVKLDNNGFITDFIEKPKEFVSDLAIIGIYFFKDGQELKNEIRYLIDNNIMKSGEYQLTDALENMRAKGKKFTLGKVDEWMDCGNKTVTVETNSKVLGFCGEFEIPSSAKITNSLIIQPCFIGENVIIEDSKVGPNVSLGNGTKVIGTNIENSLVQENAVIENAHLTESMIGNNAEYYGLSRSISLGDYSVIDFKLQ, encoded by the coding sequence ATGAAAATTATTATTCCAATGGCGGGAAGAGGTTCTCGTCTTCGACCGCATACCCTCACAACGCCTAAGCCTTTGATACCGATTGCTGGCAAGCCAATTGTTCATCGTTTAGCAGAGGATATACATAGACTATCATCGGAGGCTATCGACGAAATTGCCTTTGTAATTGGCGATTTTGGCGAAGAAGTAGAAAAAAACCTATTGCAAATTGCACAAAGTTTAGGAGCCAAAGGTAGTATCTATCGACAAGAAGAGCCTCTAGGGACTGCACATGCGATTTGGATGGCAAAAGAAGCTATGGATGGGCCAGTTGTGGTAGCATTTGCAGATACTTTGTTTCAAGCAAATTTCGAGCTCGATACCACAAATGATGGAGTAGTTTGGGTGAAACAAGTAGAAAATCCTAGTGCCTTTGGAGTAGTAAAATTAGACAACAACGGATTTATCACAGATTTCATAGAAAAACCTAAAGAATTTGTGTCAGACTTGGCAATTATAGGTATTTATTTTTTCAAAGATGGACAAGAACTGAAAAATGAAATTCGATACCTAATTGACAATAATATAATGAAAAGTGGCGAGTATCAACTAACAGATGCATTAGAAAATATGCGGGCCAAAGGTAAAAAATTCACCCTAGGAAAAGTTGATGAATGGATGGATTGTGGCAACAAAACAGTCACCGTAGAAACCAACAGCAAAGTACTAGGCTTTTGTGGTGAGTTTGAGATTCCTTCATCTGCAAAAATTACCAATTCACTAATCATTCAGCCATGTTTTATTGGTGAAAATGTCATCATCGAAGACTCTAAAGTAGGACCAAATGTTTCTTTAGGCAACGGAACCAAAGTCATTGGCACAAACATAGAAAATAGCCTGGTGCAAGAAAATGCTGTCATAGAAAATGCTCATCTTACCGAAAGTATGATAGGCAACAATGCAGAATATTATGGTCTTTCCAGAAGCATCAGTTTAGGAGATTATTCGGTAATAGATTTTAAATTACAATAA
- a CDS encoding DUF4292 domain-containing protein encodes MRKIVISVMISLLLASCASSKRTTTSKINETSAFASSSSAIIKNVISKESSFDYLMIKSTLKADLGDINTGIDATIFIDNQDKIWINAQKFIFKARALVTPDKFQAYENMGKSYIDGDFSFINKILGVDFIDYQKFQNLMLGKVFVNLTDTDFIAEKVDNEYRITPTAAKSKKEAYEQSYIFDSGFRLKEANLHYPKEKVEVQIQYLNWVKAGKEELPKNVKILVKDKKTKQIDLEYNSFTFQQIDTPFSIPSGYKKRDIK; translated from the coding sequence ATGAGGAAAATTGTTATCTCTGTTATGATAAGTTTATTATTGGCAAGCTGTGCTTCTAGCAAAAGAACCACAACCAGTAAAATAAACGAAACCTCGGCTTTTGCATCGAGCAGTAGTGCGATCATAAAAAATGTAATCAGTAAAGAATCGAGCTTTGATTATTTGATGATCAAATCAACACTCAAAGCCGATCTAGGTGATATCAATACTGGTATTGATGCGACAATATTTATCGACAATCAAGATAAAATATGGATCAATGCACAGAAATTTATTTTCAAAGCACGCGCTTTAGTAACGCCAGATAAATTTCAGGCATATGAAAATATGGGGAAATCGTACATAGACGGTGATTTTTCTTTCATTAATAAAATTTTAGGTGTTGATTTTATCGATTATCAAAAATTTCAGAATTTGATGCTAGGTAAAGTATTTGTCAATCTTACGGATACTGATTTCATAGCAGAAAAAGTAGACAATGAATATAGAATAACACCAACGGCTGCTAAATCGAAGAAAGAAGCATACGAACAATCGTATATTTTTGATAGTGGTTTTCGGTTGAAAGAAGCCAACTTACATTATCCTAAAGAAAAAGTTGAGGTACAAATCCAATATCTCAACTGGGTGAAAGCAGGAAAAGAAGAGCTGCCTAAAAATGTTAAAATTTTGGTAAAAGATAAGAAAACCAAACAAATTGATTTAGAATATAATAGTTTTACGTTTCAACAAATAGATACGCCATTTAGCATACCGAGTGGATATAAGAAAAGAGATATTAAATAA